One stretch of Tepidibacter hydrothermalis DNA includes these proteins:
- a CDS encoding PQQ-binding-like beta-propeller repeat protein → MRRLNKLASYILIVTIILSSFSFSYADNNVEFDWERHFSFGNLIDLRYDTIPAVNNNGDIYVTVTDGRLYCIKPDGTRKWDLNIFQKGEENLIGGVSPVFDKQGNAYIGSGDKNVYSIDTDGNILWKFKMSDDVAPGTSPILHKDVVYVSSKNRMLYAINKENGEEIWSKKINGRKSCNTPVVYEDENENIIIYISTARTMSAISSDGKELWSEKFEDEALYDYGQMDVSEKRIDVDKEGNVYFVTFEWGTDVNHNDEKTKLYKYNSKGKQEWSKDINKNVTAPNVYKEKVYYKTSDNRLHALSTEDGKEIWQYKADEDYFTTPQHYTRPVAIGADGTIYVGFGKNLYAIDSKSEKVKWKTTNGNYDVYTVSKPSSNGEIYCIAGLVGKHKIRLLKCTDESFEQVIENIEIKDEDFCMLENGEYKLNVILKDSYNRLVSNIQDIQYESTTPDIISVDNNGNIKPLKEGSAQITASYKTEKGNINDSVNINVIKYSGDMSIEISPKNTQMLLDDKVKLSYKITTKDKKEVKGEKVNFTSTIPLIATINQENEIEPKNLGQTIIRAASVNYPDLKIQTNISVVKTKISKVNINEIKEAIRKTSTYLQRKPGTSDWAAVALNSVDEDISQNYLKKLEQEIKEDGVGNLVTDYERTALAVVSAGGDPTNFADIDLIDEIVNYKDFSQGINAAVWGLIAVDGCNAVIDNNAKYDREYLVDYILNNMSGDGWAFGGGSTPDADMTGMGLYALAPYKDDPKVKEAGEIALKWLSENQLSNGTFGSWGSVNSESCSQAVIGITSWGIDPQGSEFTKSGGNAVTGLLNYQVENGMFKHIDSPDPGMATHQGLQALGALKEYMEAGKSTIFYKIKYNAGENEEVTSIEISPNSLELKSGTKIKMSVKNQSRILIDNSKVDWESSDENIAVIDEKGVLIAKSEGTVNIIASLKEDETVKDSITVEVVKDEFTVQLKGSDLDNKKNIVINITNNSNKNKKALVVIGLYDKNTSNLIEQTYVSKEFVAGQVDEINTNLQVPEDRDYEVKVMIWNDWVKARSLVDAVTLENK, encoded by the coding sequence ATGAGAAGACTCAATAAGTTAGCTTCATATATTCTTATAGTTACCATTATTTTAAGTAGTTTTTCATTCTCTTACGCAGATAATAATGTAGAATTTGATTGGGAAAGACATTTTAGCTTTGGTAACTTGATAGATTTAAGATATGATACAATACCAGCTGTGAATAATAATGGGGATATATATGTTACAGTTACAGATGGAAGGTTATACTGCATAAAACCTGATGGAACCAGAAAATGGGATTTAAATATTTTTCAAAAAGGTGAAGAAAATCTTATTGGTGGAGTAAGTCCTGTATTTGACAAACAAGGAAATGCATATATAGGATCTGGAGATAAGAATGTTTACTCTATTGATACTGATGGTAATATATTATGGAAATTTAAAATGAGTGATGATGTAGCACCAGGAACATCTCCTATTTTACATAAAGATGTCGTATATGTTTCTAGTAAAAATAGAATGTTATATGCCATAAATAAAGAAAATGGAGAAGAAATATGGTCTAAAAAAATAAATGGCAGAAAAAGCTGTAATACACCTGTTGTTTATGAAGATGAAAATGAAAATATAATTATATATATATCAACTGCAAGAACTATGAGTGCGATATCTTCTGATGGTAAAGAACTGTGGTCTGAAAAATTTGAAGATGAAGCATTGTATGATTATGGACAAATGGATGTAAGTGAAAAACGTATAGATGTAGATAAAGAGGGGAATGTATATTTTGTTACATTTGAGTGGGGAACTGATGTAAATCATAATGATGAAAAAACTAAACTTTATAAATACAACTCTAAAGGTAAACAAGAATGGAGCAAAGATATAAATAAAAATGTTACTGCTCCGAATGTGTACAAAGAGAAAGTTTATTATAAAACTTCAGACAATAGATTACATGCATTAAGTACTGAAGATGGAAAAGAAATATGGCAATATAAAGCAGATGAAGATTATTTTACAACACCACAACATTATACAAGACCTGTAGCAATAGGAGCTGATGGAACAATTTACGTTGGATTTGGGAAAAATTTATATGCAATAGATTCTAAATCAGAAAAAGTAAAATGGAAGACTACTAATGGAAATTATGATGTATATACAGTTTCAAAGCCAAGTTCAAATGGAGAAATATACTGCATAGCTGGACTTGTAGGAAAGCATAAAATAAGACTTTTAAAATGTACAGACGAAAGCTTTGAGCAAGTAATAGAAAATATAGAAATAAAAGATGAAGATTTCTGCATGCTTGAAAATGGAGAATATAAATTAAATGTTATTTTGAAAGATTCATACAATAGATTAGTTAGTAATATACAAGATATACAATATGAAAGTACTACTCCGGATATTATATCAGTTGATAATAATGGAAATATAAAACCATTAAAAGAAGGGAGTGCCCAAATAACAGCTTCCTATAAAACTGAAAAAGGTAATATAAATGATTCAGTTAACATAAATGTAATTAAATATTCTGGTGATATGAGTATTGAAATTTCACCTAAAAATACACAAATGTTATTAGATGATAAGGTAAAATTAAGCTATAAAATAACTACAAAGGATAAAAAAGAAGTAAAAGGTGAAAAAGTAAACTTTACTAGCACAATACCACTAATAGCAACTATAAATCAAGAAAATGAAATTGAACCTAAAAATTTAGGACAAACGATAATAAGAGCTGCAAGTGTTAATTATCCAGATCTAAAAATTCAAACAAATATAAGTGTAGTAAAAACAAAAATATCTAAAGTAAATATTAATGAAATAAAGGAAGCAATACGAAAAACTAGTACTTATCTTCAACGTAAACCAGGAACAAGCGATTGGGCAGCAGTGGCTCTAAATTCAGTAGACGAAGACATAAGTCAAAATTACTTAAAAAAATTAGAGCAAGAAATAAAAGAGGATGGAGTAGGAAATTTAGTAACTGATTATGAAAGAACTGCATTAGCTGTAGTCTCTGCTGGAGGAGATCCTACTAACTTTGCAGATATTGATTTAATAGATGAGATTGTAAACTATAAGGACTTTAGCCAAGGAATAAATGCTGCAGTATGGGGACTTATAGCAGTAGATGGATGTAATGCAGTAATAGATAATAATGCTAAGTATGATAGAGAATATTTAGTTGATTATATCTTAAATAATATGAGTGGAGATGGATGGGCATTTGGTGGAGGAAGCACTCCAGATGCAGATATGACAGGTATGGGACTTTATGCACTTGCTCCATATAAAGATGATCCTAAAGTTAAGGAAGCAGGAGAAATAGCACTTAAGTGGCTTAGTGAAAATCAATTATCTAATGGAACCTTTGGTTCATGGGGAAGTGTTAATAGTGAATCGTGCTCTCAAGCTGTTATAGGCATAACTTCTTGGGGAATAGATCCACAAGGAAGTGAGTTTACTAAATCTGGTGGAAATGCAGTAACTGGACTTTTAAACTATCAAGTAGAAAATGGAATGTTCAAGCATATAGATTCACCAGATCCCGGAATGGCAACACATCAAGGACTGCAAGCTCTAGGGGCATTAAAAGAGTATATGGAAGCAGGAAAATCTACTATATTTTATAAAATAAAATACAATGCAGGAGAAAATGAAGAAGTAACTTCAATAGAAATATCACCTAACTCTTTAGAATTAAAAAGTGGTACAAAAATAAAAATGTCAGTAAAGAATCAAAGTAGAATATTGATTGATAATTCAAAAGTGGATTGGGAAAGTAGTGATGAAAATATAGCAGTAATTGATGAAAAGGGAGTATTAATAGCTAAGTCAGAAGGTACAGTAAATATAATTGCATCATTAAAAGAAGATGAAACTGTAAAGGATAGTATAACTGTAGAAGTAGTTAAAGATGAATTTACAGTACAGTTAAAAGGCAGTGATTTAGACAATAAAAAAAATATAGTTATAAATATTACAAATAATTCAAATAAAAATAAGAAAGCTTTGGTTGTAATAGGTCTTTATGATAAAAATACTAGTAACCTTATAGAACAGACTTATGTTTCAAAGGAATTTGTAGCTGGACAAGTTGATGAAATTAATACAAATTTACAAGTGCCTGAAGATAGGGATTATGAGGTTAAGGTTATGATTTGGAATGACTGGGTAAAGGCTAGATCATTAGTTGATGCTGTTACTTTAGAAAATAAATAG
- a CDS encoding S-layer homology domain-containing protein, which produces MKYIYKKLLSLLIVFTMLISFIPVNYSYAADNFTANVNREGNKVVISGTTTSDTNVTLVVVRNTDNDKRYSNEIKSDNQGNYSFNFDIEHGNYTAKLTSNGIYIERDFEIKDPREGIVTVRVEGKGKTLLPEVEVKILDKETTLLEAVEKALKDNKVPYEVSSDMIHSVKNEVGWQWMINGKGGMALPNTPLNKNSEIVLVDDEIWDPTITKMTLSSDNVKVDEEFTVTLEKNTGNTYVPAANEEIVFKDEVKNTDADGKVIFKATEEGNEYIICEPKDNLIRPVPLLIKVGRTTDVIIPDDNISVNMRIEGYKGTHFDERLRFNPDDYKDKDGMYRITDPDGEEHEFTRPTVLLATIAAWNEDNIRDNEINSNDNYVAKMAGEREFDFKSEHKTCGWMVRVNDKIINQGVGVWPIDDGDTVEWYYTALDSYFGYIDVDTTNLEIGEKIKVKVTGKANGNGSDIASGRGRETNVDKAIVYVGSKEYTTDSNGEVEIEMNEAGSFDVYAIKLDKSSKHDGHYFPLVSRTEKVSVKVNSPNTLVEKIITEEVKFYSDEYEKLYNEIKDLKKEDTILRKEKNVIDELNKKIDNIKTEKDAQQAVKDTSDVSKIAKLCAYKMETEKGGIEAVNNNNTLLKSLSKCADKVKDNESKKEIEDTAIYNIDIITEITDIIKDQKQVDDIYKNMIDNSLELSKQLGRGNNNKLNEKIVDVVNDIVDKKSNITVPDTKIKVQDKYVEAKIDNEVMKQIDKISNDINELKNKLKENGLNNKIDSKVTLSISNRSRKRVDVVLENSSVDNILNKGFDTLRLNTGIAIFNITKDTFKDSKNQITLSASKLNASDVNNLENIKIPSSSIVVDLSAKVDDKEVHEFNNISIEIPYDLGKQNKDKLKVFYINEENNNIEFVGGNYDEKSKVIVFETNHFSKYFIKEVKVNFDDLGNVKWAQEAIIAMAEKGIIKGKSGSKFGPNDNITRAEFATLITRMMDYKDDKAILPFKDVSPYGWYYTSVSSAYSNKLINGKSEDTFDPDGNITRQEMAKIIAKVLESKGYKDSDIKELNMFKDKENIAPWAKESISLTAKEKIINGMDDKTFAPDEKATRAQAAVMLYRLYKLIIK; this is translated from the coding sequence ATGAAATATATATATAAGAAACTATTATCATTATTAATAGTTTTTACGATGCTTATTTCTTTTATACCTGTTAATTATTCGTATGCAGCTGATAATTTTACTGCAAATGTAAATAGAGAGGGAAACAAAGTAGTTATAAGTGGAACTACAACAAGTGATACTAATGTTACACTTGTTGTAGTTAGAAACACTGATAATGATAAGAGGTATTCAAATGAAATAAAATCAGACAACCAAGGGAATTACTCATTTAACTTTGATATAGAACATGGAAATTATACAGCAAAACTCACTAGTAATGGTATATACATAGAAAGGGATTTTGAAATTAAAGATCCTAGAGAAGGTATAGTTACTGTAAGGGTTGAAGGAAAAGGTAAGACTTTACTTCCAGAGGTTGAAGTTAAAATTCTTGATAAAGAAACTACTTTATTAGAAGCAGTAGAGAAAGCTTTAAAAGATAATAAAGTACCATATGAAGTAAGTTCAGATATGATTCATTCAGTAAAAAATGAAGTTGGTTGGCAGTGGATGATAAATGGTAAGGGAGGTATGGCACTTCCAAATACTCCACTTAATAAAAACTCTGAAATAGTACTTGTAGATGATGAAATATGGGATCCTACTATAACTAAGATGACACTTTCATCAGATAATGTAAAGGTTGATGAAGAATTTACTGTTACATTAGAAAAGAACACTGGAAATACTTATGTTCCAGCAGCAAATGAGGAAATCGTATTTAAGGATGAAGTTAAAAATACTGATGCAGATGGAAAAGTTATATTCAAAGCTACAGAAGAAGGCAATGAGTACATAATATGTGAACCTAAAGATAATCTTATAAGACCAGTTCCATTACTTATAAAAGTAGGAAGAACTACTGATGTTATAATTCCAGATGATAATATATCAGTTAATATGAGAATAGAAGGATATAAGGGAACTCACTTTGATGAAAGATTAAGATTTAATCCAGATGACTATAAAGATAAGGATGGAATGTATAGAATTACAGATCCTGATGGAGAAGAACATGAATTTACTCGTCCTACAGTACTACTTGCTACAATAGCTGCATGGAATGAAGACAATATAAGAGATAATGAAATAAACTCAAATGATAACTATGTAGCTAAGATGGCGGGAGAAAGAGAATTTGATTTCAAGAGTGAACATAAAACGTGTGGATGGATGGTTAGAGTAAATGACAAGATTATAAATCAGGGAGTAGGAGTATGGCCGATAGATGATGGAGATACTGTTGAATGGTATTATACAGCTCTAGATTCATATTTTGGATATATAGATGTTGATACTACAAATCTTGAAATAGGAGAGAAAATTAAAGTTAAAGTAACTGGAAAAGCTAATGGTAATGGCTCAGATATAGCTTCTGGAAGAGGTAGAGAAACTAATGTTGATAAAGCTATAGTTTATGTTGGAAGCAAAGAATATACTACAGATTCAAATGGAGAAGTAGAAATTGAAATGAATGAAGCTGGAAGTTTTGATGTGTATGCTATTAAGTTAGATAAAAGCTCAAAGCATGATGGACACTATTTCCCATTAGTATCAAGAACAGAAAAAGTAAGTGTAAAAGTTAATTCTCCAAATACACTAGTTGAAAAAATTATTACTGAAGAAGTTAAATTTTATAGTGATGAATATGAAAAACTATATAACGAGATAAAGGATTTAAAGAAAGAAGATACTATTTTAAGAAAAGAAAAAAATGTTATAGATGAATTAAATAAGAAAATAGACAATATAAAAACAGAAAAAGATGCACAGCAAGCAGTTAAAGATACAAGTGATGTATCAAAAATAGCTAAGCTTTGTGCATATAAGATGGAAACTGAAAAAGGTGGAATAGAGGCTGTTAACAACAATAATACTTTATTAAAGAGTCTTTCAAAGTGTGCTGACAAGGTTAAAGATAATGAATCTAAGAAAGAAATTGAAGATACAGCTATATACAATATAGATATAATAACTGAAATAACAGATATAATAAAGGATCAAAAGCAAGTTGATGATATCTATAAGAATATGATAGATAACAGTTTAGAATTATCTAAACAATTAGGAAGAGGAAACAATAATAAGCTTAACGAAAAAATAGTAGATGTAGTAAATGATATAGTAGACAAAAAATCTAATATAACTGTACCAGATACTAAAATAAAGGTACAAGATAAATATGTAGAAGCTAAAATAGATAATGAAGTAATGAAGCAAATTGATAAGATATCAAACGATATAAATGAACTAAAGAACAAACTAAAAGAAAATGGATTGAATAACAAGATAGATAGTAAAGTTACTTTATCTATAAGTAATAGATCAAGAAAAAGAGTAGACGTAGTTCTTGAAAATTCAAGTGTTGATAATATACTCAATAAAGGATTTGATACTTTAAGATTAAATACAGGTATAGCTATATTTAACATAACAAAGGATACTTTTAAAGATTCTAAGAATCAAATAACATTGAGTGCATCAAAGCTTAATGCTAGTGATGTAAACAACTTAGAAAATATTAAGATTCCTTCAAGTAGTATAGTAGTAGATTTATCAGCTAAAGTTGATGATAAAGAAGTACATGAGTTCAATAATATAAGTATTGAGATACCATATGATCTAGGTAAGCAGAATAAAGATAAATTAAAGGTATTCTATATTAATGAAGAAAATAATAATATTGAATTTGTAGGTGGAAACTATGATGAAAAATCAAAAGTTATAGTATTTGAAACAAATCACTTTAGCAAATACTTTATTAAAGAAGTTAAGGTGAATTTTGATGATTTAGGAAATGTTAAGTGGGCACAAGAGGCTATAATTGCCATGGCTGAGAAGGGAATAATAAAAGGAAAATCAGGCAGTAAATTTGGTCCAAATGACAATATAACTAGAGCAGAATTTGCTACATTAATTACAAGAATGATGGATTACAAAGATGATAAAGCTATACTTCCATTTAAAGATGTAAGCCCATATGGTTGGTATTATACATCAGTATCATCAGCTTATTCAAATAAACTTATAAATGGTAAGAGTGAAGATACATTTGATCCAGATGGAAATATAACTAGACAAGAAATGGCTAAAATAATAGCTAAAGTACTTGAGAGTAAAGGATATAAAGACTCTGATATTAAGGAACTAAATATGTTCAAGGATAAAGAAAATATAGCTCCTTGGGCAAAAGAAAGTATATCATTAACAGCGAAAGAAAAGATAATAAATGGAATGGATGATAAAACATTTGCTCCAGATGAAAAAGCAACAAGAGCACAAGCTGCTGTTATGCTTTATAGACTTTATAAATTGATTATCAAATAA